Genomic DNA from Lepeophtheirus salmonis chromosome 9, UVic_Lsal_1.4, whole genome shotgun sequence:
ttttttacaaaaatcataatatttttggtctattttgagtagtaattaatttatcaactaagttatacatttaaaactacaaagtagtatttttctcattttcattaCGACTCTTAACTATTTcctcatataatatttttttaacttacattTATCTCACGGAAggttgaaaaatttgaaatgcacATACATAGTTTCACACCACAAATATAACTTCAATGATAGttaataattaagtttattaaatatcagccacaaaaattcaaataaaatacataggttCAATTCACTAATTAGCATACGTCACATCTACAATGATGAAAACAGTTTTTCCTTTCATGCTATACAATTCGGAAagacttataataatatattaaattttcataaataggtAGTTGAAGCATTAATCGAGGCTGGAGCAGATATTAACCCAGTCAATTCGCATAAACATATACCTCTTCATCTCTCAGCGCAAAATGGCCACCTCGCTTTGTCCAAGCTCTTGATCGACAACGGAGGTGACTACAACTACAAGGACCTTATAGGTAAAGATTACTTAATATTTCCTTTCCTTATAAAGTGGGATATTAATGACTCTAATCCTTCACTTAGGAAATACACCCTTACACACTGCCATTCACACATCACACAACCAAAttgcaaatatgtttataagCGCTGGAGCAGATGCGAAGATCAAAAATTTGTCTGGTCAAACTGCCTTTGACCTACGAGGATGAGATACAACGCTCCAACGATACCATAAAAAGAGTTccacttttcataaaaataaaacgaatataaatacacttataccttttatatatatataccttttatcagacaacaaaagaataaattttcaacaCTATAAGTCattcatacttattttttaggAGAGTTCATTGTTTAAGCATGTATTTAGCATgatgtaaataataaactatataaattcaaaatattaacatgttcttaaaaaataacttgtaacgtttataaactaaaatttgtGTGTGTTCTCTGGCAAAGAAAACTCAActcatttttatcttaaaaagaaacagaaataaatatattcgtatAAAAAGATCagttataacatataaaatgacatttatCAGTGATGTTGAGTGATGTAAATGAATCAACTAATACTTCAAactactaatttatttataatttttttaatacaaagtgTAACGAGGTGCACATCATATTAgagataaaaaatcaacaaaaaaataatttcaaggaGCCAATGAAAAGTTAACAACAAATGTTAAAAgatgtaaaacaaaaatggaTACATTTTCAGTAGTTTTTATAACTCCGTAAAAGAACTACGAAGTCCATGcaaattaaagaatgaataaCTTTGTTTCAGTAGTGTTTTATCTTGACAACATTTATGAATTTTCTCAGAATGTAATGAAAGGAGTGTTTTGGAATCAAAGAGAGGGAATACAACGTATCATCATTAAACACAatattatcctacttttttcatGATCACTTGATAATATATGGAATAACATCTCaacatagttttatttataacattataataCTTACAGAATGAACgcgtaaaaaattaattttattaattgaatctttaaaaaaaaagcaaaagtaGGATAAAATTTCGAGATACAAATCCCCAAAATACATGTTGTGATGTTACTAGCAGAGACATCTCGTATTGAATctacaatattttcaaatagataGAACTGCGTgtgtattttcttcattaattaatatttttcaaagtggttgcttttgtaaattcatataagtgtttttgttaaattcatAGTCTAATTGAACGAAGACTTGACTAACACCAATAGATTTAAAGATCATCTGCGTATGGCTTACAATATATTTCTGATCTGCCTGGGCCGTAACTTCTAGTTTAAGACCTCCAGCAAAGAAGTCACTAGATAGTGTCCAAAAATGTGTTTCTTGAACATTCTGAACTCCCTCTAACGCCAGAAcctataaacataaaataaatcatatatgaATGGAGTCGTATCTTATCAAATAAGGCTTTAGATAATTTACTTTGTTATAAGCATGAGGTAAAGAGTCATCTAATTGTCGAGGCTGTCTTTGCATTAAAATAACCACAGATTCCGATATTAAACTTCCAACACTTAAAGCTATTAATACAGCAATAAAGATGGAGCAAATGGGATCTGCTATCATCCAATCGAACATATACATTAACACACTTGAAATTATCACTCCAACGCTACCCAAAGTATCGGCTAAAATATGAAGAAACACCTAAAAAATACGTCATTAGtgatttaagtattaaaatcatatagaaaaataacaaaacataataaatttcaatgttCAATCTTACCCCTTTCATTATAACAGCATTAGACCCACCATGTGAGTGCCCATGGCCATGATCATGAGAATGTCCGTGTCCATGATCATGAGAATGACCGTGGTTAGCTCCACcatgttgaaatataaaaattccgattaaatttacaaaaagtcCAAGAACGGAAACGACAAAAAGTCGTTCATGTTTGACTTCAGGTGGCTCGACTAATCTCTCTACGGCCtcacttaatataaaaaatgaaataaagaggAGGAAAAGTCCGTTGATAAAGCCACCCAGGACCTCAGCTCTACCATATCCGTACGAAAACCGCTCATTTGCTTTCCATTTCGATACCACACTTGCTGCTAAGCCAGCTAATAGTCCGGTACAATCAAAAAACATGTGAAATGCGTCTGATATTAAAcctgagaaaaaaatttcaaactattttaaagcatcaaaattaaatcttaCAACAATATTAGAATACCCTTACAATAAAAGAGAAAGGCATAAATTCCAATCtccataataaatttaaaggtTGCATTATCATGATTGAGAGTCTAATTCGACATATTAAAAgcatttaaattaagaaaaaaggattcaaatGTTGAAAGTGAAgaaactctaaaaaaacaaaaagagggATATTTGAGCTTTGTTAACATTGaatcataaatcaaattgtattttgaatacattCAATAACTCCGTGACGCATTGAGGAAAAGTCTCAgtcttattattttgataaagatGAATACTTAGATGGACCATTATGGTATCCCAAAGGGTGAACatcatactttataaaaatatatttgagaataAAAGTAGTTAGTGTACAtatgattctataaaaaatcattaagaaCATGATTTAATTATCTCTAAATCAGGGTcgtgactaggatttttctaaaatatcattttctgatCGGGATCCTAACGAGTTCAGTTCAATAACAAGGTGTCGATCATAAAATgctctttatttataaaaacaaaaatacgttGTTACGGAATCCggttaaaagtagaaaaatatagatatagagaatgaattataataatcatcGGAGTCCCTCCATAGAAATAACTCTCGAAAGACAATCCTATATTTAAGTATCATTTATTGTGAACTTGAGCTAgttcatatcatttttgatataggCATAATTATCATGTGCTCAAGGAAACCCTAGTAATTCACGATTTCTACATTTGGAGTAGATATTGACTATTTCGTTAAATCTCCGTAATATTTGTAAGAGGgtttcttttgaataattaataggaAAGAGTTCTTGCCTAGCGAATTGGTCCATATCCCATAGAAAAGCTCTACAAATGCAAAAGATAGATTCAAGAAGAGGAAACCCAGTAGATTTTTGGAATTGCGATCACTGAGAATGAGACGAATGACGTTTTTGATTTTCTGGTAAATCCGACTCGTGAACGATGTTGGTTTTTCATCCCGATAGATAGGGAGCATGATCCTGTAGCGGTTATTTTATGTCTTGGTATTTGACAGAAAATATGAAGAAGAGCTCCAACGAAGCAGCCGTCAAGACACGCATACAcactcaataataaataatacggCTTTGCTCCTGCCGTTGCTCTTTAGTGCTGCAGCTGCTCTTTATCACAAAATTTACCtcatattattttctacttCTTCTTTTACTTCTCTCTCTTTCCTCCTCCTAGCTGGAATCAGCTTCATCATGACACTGCTAGGCTGCTTCTGCATAAGTCGCCCTTCAACGGcagctatttatttatttattttccactaCATTAACATCGATGACGTCAGTCTTAGTTTATTataagcaaggttaatagaaggAACTGCTTCCTCATCATTGACGCAATCATAATACGTCACGTAACGTCACATATCTTTATTTAGCTAGGGGATTGAGGTAGAGCATGGATTTCTCGAGCAGgttgtcataattattaattagggatgtgaaaattgtggAAATACTCGCATAAAAAAAGGCCTAACTAAgttggtaaataattttaaatctacaaaatgTTAAGTGTTCTGTTTAATTATTA
This window encodes:
- the ZnT86D gene encoding zinc transporter 7-A, yielding MLPIYRDEKPTSFTSRIYQKIKNVIRLILSDRNSKNLLGFLFLNLSFAFVELFYGIWTNSLGLISDAFHMFFDCTGLLAGLAASVVSKWKANERFSYGYGRAEVLGGFINGLFLLFISFFILSEAVERLVEPPEVKHERLFVVSVLGLFVNLIGIFIFQHGGANHGHSHDHGHGHSHDHGHGHSHGGSNAVIMKGVFLHILADTLGSVGVIISSVLMYMFDWMIADPICSIFIAVLIALSVGSLISESVVILMQRQPRQLDDSLPHAYNKVLALEGVQNVQETHFWTLSSDFFAGGLKLEVTAQADQKYIVSHTQMIFKSIGVSQVFVQLDYEFNKNTYMNLQKQPL